A genomic region of Candidatus Blochmanniella pennsylvanica str. BPEN contains the following coding sequences:
- a CDS encoding 4-phosphoerythronate dehydrogenase gives MRILADKNIPHIFKLFGLHNTVTICEGRGISAKDVRDIDILIVRSVTKVNKLLLDDSSVKFVGTATAGVDHIDQNYLKKYGINFVYAPGNNAVAVVEYVFSALLWLAQRGRFFLRDKIVGIVGVGHIGSLLNERLRNFGIHTLLCDPPLEKINSSKPWKSFETLVAEADILTFHTPLIYYGDYPTWHMVDIDVLEALPSNRILINTCRGSVIDNNALLKVLENGKKLNVILDVWETEPELSLPLLSYADIGTPHIAGYSTESKTRSILQIYNAYCNFFNIFNVINLSALDSPVIYYLRVQKEIDETLLHKLVKFVYNIQYDDVILRRFAAKSGGFDKIRKHYLARREWSSLRVETYIDSNNEILTKLGFNVCCV, from the coding sequence TTGAGAATTTTGGCTGATAAAAATATACCACATATTTTTAAATTATTTGGTCTACATAACACAGTGACAATTTGTGAAGGGCGTGGCATTTCTGCTAAAGATGTAAGAGATATTGATATTTTGATAGTACGTTCAGTGACAAAAGTTAATAAACTATTATTAGATGATAGTTCTGTAAAATTTGTGGGTACTGCAACCGCTGGAGTTGATCATATTGACCAAAATTATTTAAAAAAATATGGAATTAATTTTGTTTATGCTCCAGGAAACAATGCTGTAGCAGTAGTAGAATATGTTTTTTCAGCACTACTTTGGCTGGCACAGCGTGGTAGATTCTTTTTGCGTGACAAAATTGTTGGAATTGTGGGAGTAGGACATATTGGTAGTTTGTTGAATGAGAGATTACGTAACTTCGGTATACATACTTTGTTGTGCGATCCGCCATTAGAAAAAATAAACTCAAGTAAACCTTGGAAGTCTTTTGAAACATTAGTTGCTGAAGCAGATATTTTAACTTTTCACACTCCTTTAATTTATTATGGAGATTATCCTACATGGCATATGGTTGATATTGATGTGTTAGAGGCGTTGCCTTCTAATCGTATTTTAATTAATACTTGCCGAGGTTCTGTAATAGATAATAATGCCTTACTAAAAGTTTTAGAAAACGGTAAAAAATTAAACGTGATATTGGATGTATGGGAAACAGAGCCAGAATTATCTTTACCTCTTCTATCTTATGCGGATATAGGGACCCCTCATATTGCTGGATACTCTACTGAAAGCAAGACACGCAGCATTCTACAAATATATAATGCATATTGTAATTTTTTTAATATTTTTAATGTAATTAATTTATCTGCGTTAGATTCTCCTGTGATTTATTATTTAAGAGTTCAGAAAGAAATCGATGAAACGTTGTTACATAAATTAGTTAAATTTGTGTATAACATACAATATGATGACGTTATATTAAGACGATTTGCTGCTAAATCAGGAGGATTTGATAAGATACGTAAACACTATTTAGCTCGTAGAGAGTGGTCTTCATTACGCGTAGAAACATACATAGATTCTAATAATGAAATATTAACTAAGTTGGGTTTTAATGTATGTTGTGTGTAA
- the fabB gene encoding beta-ketoacyl-ACP synthase I produces MKRAVITGLGIISSIGNNQNEVLVSLKNGRSGVTFSQELKESGMRSHVWGNIKLNTSGLIDRKIARFMSDASIYTYLSMEQAIIDSGLSTGMVSNDQTGLIVGSGGGSPRNQVSGSNGMRLRGLRGVGPYMVTKSMASGVSACLATSFKIRGVSYSISSACSTSTHCIGNAVELIQSGKQSIIFAGGGEELCWEMACEFDAMGALSTKYNTTPERASRPYDINRDGFVIAGGGGIVVIEELTHALSRGAYIYAEIVGYGATSDGCDMVAPSGEGAIRCMKMALRNVGGSIDYLNVHGTSTQIGDIKEIWAIREIFGDQHPSFSSTKSMTGHSLGAAGVHETIFTLLMLKHNFIAPSINIDHLDPYMKNMRIIINNPVYRKLKTAMTNSFGFGGTNATLIMSKYS; encoded by the coding sequence ATGAAACGCGCTGTTATCACTGGTTTAGGGATTATATCAAGTATTGGAAATAATCAGAATGAAGTTTTGGTTTCTTTAAAAAATGGTAGATCTGGAGTCACTTTTTCTCAAGAATTAAAAGAATCTGGCATGCGCAGTCATGTTTGGGGTAATATTAAACTGAATACATCTGGATTAATTGATCGTAAGATTGCTCGTTTTATGAGCGATGCATCTATTTATACTTATTTATCTATGGAACAGGCCATAATAGATTCTGGATTATCTACAGGTATGGTTTCTAATGATCAAACAGGATTGATTGTCGGGTCCGGAGGGGGATCTCCACGTAATCAAGTTTCTGGATCTAATGGAATGCGTTTGCGTGGTTTGAGAGGAGTGGGTCCTTATATGGTAACTAAATCTATGGCTTCAGGCGTATCAGCATGTTTGGCTACTTCTTTTAAAATTCGCGGGGTCAGTTATTCTATCAGTTCCGCTTGTTCTACATCTACACATTGTATCGGAAATGCGGTTGAATTAATTCAATCAGGAAAACAATCTATTATTTTTGCTGGAGGCGGAGAGGAATTATGTTGGGAAATGGCTTGTGAATTTGATGCTATGGGTGCATTATCTACGAAGTATAATACGACACCAGAGAGAGCATCTCGTCCTTATGACATTAATAGAGATGGATTCGTAATTGCGGGAGGTGGAGGGATAGTTGTAATAGAAGAGTTAACGCATGCTTTAAGTCGTGGAGCTTATATTTATGCAGAAATTGTTGGGTATGGAGCTACGTCTGATGGATGTGATATGGTTGCTCCTTCTGGAGAAGGAGCAATTCGATGTATGAAAATGGCATTAAGAAATGTTGGCGGTTCGATAGATTATCTTAATGTGCACGGTACATCAACTCAAATAGGTGATATTAAAGAAATTTGGGCTATCCGTGAAATTTTTGGTGATCAACATCCTTCTTTTTCTTCTACTAAGTCAATGACTGGGCATTCATTAGGAGCCGCTGGAGTTCATGAAACTATTTTTACTTTATTAATGTTAAAACATAATTTTATCGCTCCGAGTATTAATATTGATCATTTAGATCCATATATGAAAAATATGAGAATTATTATTAATAATCCTGTTTATCGTAAATTGAAAACAGCCATGACTAATAGTTTTGGGTTCGGGGGAACAAATGCTACATTAATTATGAGTAAATATTCCTGA
- the prmB gene encoding 50S ribosomal protein L3 N(5)-glutamine methyltransferase yields MKNATKETLTEINTILDILRWSSSQFNANPIFYGHGTDNFWDETLHLILPSLYLPINIPTQIYQAHLTSRERSKIIKLVNYRINKRIPVPYLTYQAWFCGLKFYVDKRVFIPRSPIGELITSCFNDLLPYYPYRILDIGTGSGCIAVAIATVYPKSEIDAVDISIDALKVAEHNIKLYNLEHRVFPIHSDLFSNLPQLKYDLIITNPPYVKNSDIYKLPKEFHYEPVISLSADNDGLKIIQKILMNVIHHLNTNGTLICEVGSTKMALIERYPNIPFRWLRLSNGGEGVFMLTYKQLLSFNNTE; encoded by the coding sequence ATGAAAAACGCAACTAAGGAAACACTGACAGAAATTAATACTATATTAGACATATTACGCTGGAGTAGCAGTCAATTTAATGCTAACCCAATTTTTTATGGGCATGGTACTGATAATTTTTGGGACGAAACATTACATTTAATACTACCTAGTTTATATTTACCTATAAATATTCCAACCCAAATATACCAAGCTCATTTAACCTCAAGAGAGCGCTCTAAAATAATCAAGTTAGTTAACTATCGCATCAATAAACGCATACCAGTCCCTTACTTAACTTATCAAGCATGGTTTTGTGGTTTAAAGTTTTATGTAGATAAACGAGTGTTTATTCCTCGCTCTCCAATTGGAGAGCTAATTACATCATGTTTTAATGATCTATTACCCTATTACCCATATCGTATTCTTGATATAGGTACTGGCAGCGGATGTATCGCTGTTGCAATTGCTACAGTTTACCCAAAATCTGAAATAGATGCAGTAGATATTTCTATCGATGCATTAAAAGTAGCTGAACATAATATAAAACTATATAATTTAGAACATCGTGTTTTCCCTATTCATTCCGATTTATTTAGCAATTTGCCGCAATTAAAATACGATTTAATCATAACTAACCCTCCTTATGTAAAGAATTCGGATATATATAAATTACCGAAAGAATTTCATTATGAACCTGTGATATCATTATCTGCAGATAATGATGGATTAAAGATAATTCAAAAAATATTAATGAACGTTATACATCATTTAAATACAAATGGAACTTTAATATGCGAAGTAGGTAGCACTAAAATGGCATTAATAGAGCGTTATCCAAATATACCATTTCGTTGGTTGCGTCTTTCTAACGGAGGAGAAGGTGTATTTATGTTAACTTATAAGCAATTATTATCTTTTAACAACACTGAATAG
- the aroC gene encoding chorismate synthase: MAGNSIGQFFRVTTFGESHGSALGGIIDGVPPSLPLTEKDLQYDLDRRRPGSSRYTSQRSELDTVEILSGVFNGKTTGTSIGLLIKNTDHRPQDYEKIKNLYRPGHADYTYEKKYGFRDYRGGGRSSARETAVRVAAGAVAKKYLFNKKNIKIRGFLAQMGDVHCNLKDWRQVNNNPFFCPDLEKLTALDTLINNLQKSGDSIGAKITVIAENIPIGLGEPVFDRLDADLAHALMSINAVKGVEIGDGFSVITKRGSEHRDEMTLDGFNSNNSGGILGGISNGQPIIMHIAIKPTSSITVPGKTITRENEETQVVTIGRHDPCIGIRVVPIAEAMVAIVVIDHLLRQRAQCEKI; this comes from the coding sequence ATGGCTGGTAATAGTATTGGGCAATTTTTTAGAGTTACAACATTTGGAGAATCACATGGATCTGCATTAGGTGGTATTATTGATGGAGTACCCCCAAGTCTTCCTTTAACAGAAAAAGATCTACAATACGATCTAGATCGTAGACGTCCGGGTTCTTCTCGCTATACTAGTCAGCGATCAGAATTAGATACGGTAGAAATTTTATCTGGTGTCTTTAATGGAAAAACAACGGGCACTAGTATAGGATTACTCATTAAAAATACTGATCATCGGCCTCAAGATTACGAAAAAATAAAAAATCTATACCGACCTGGGCATGCTGATTATACTTATGAAAAAAAATACGGTTTTAGAGATTACCGAGGCGGAGGACGTTCTTCAGCACGTGAAACAGCAGTGCGTGTAGCAGCAGGAGCTGTTGCTAAAAAATATCTGTTTAATAAAAAAAATATAAAAATTCGTGGATTCTTAGCACAAATGGGCGATGTTCATTGTAATTTAAAAGATTGGCGACAAGTCAATAACAATCCATTCTTTTGCCCTGATCTTGAAAAATTAACTGCATTAGATACATTAATAAATAATTTACAAAAATCTGGAGACTCTATTGGCGCAAAAATAACAGTAATAGCAGAAAATATACCAATTGGTTTAGGTGAACCTGTATTCGATCGACTTGATGCTGATTTAGCTCATGCATTGATGAGTATTAATGCAGTAAAAGGAGTAGAAATTGGAGATGGATTTTCAGTTATTACTAAACGTGGTAGCGAACATCGAGACGAAATGACATTAGATGGATTTAACAGCAATAATTCAGGAGGAATATTAGGCGGAATTAGCAATGGTCAACCAATAATCATGCATATAGCCATTAAACCAACCTCAAGCATAACAGTACCAGGAAAAACCATTACACGTGAAAATGAAGAAACACAGGTCGTTACTATAGGACGACATGATCCTTGCATAGGAATTAGAGTAGTACCTATAGCAGAAGCTATGGTCGCCATTGTTGTAATAGATCATCTACTTAGACAACGCGCACAATGTGAAAAAATATAA
- a CDS encoding Nramp family divalent metal transporter, which yields MLNEQDSVTEHRSRRKIKFALLGPAFIAAIGYIDPGNFATNIQAGATFGYQLLWVVVWANIMAMLIQLLSAKLGIATGKNLAEHIRDQFPRSVVWMYWIQAEIIAMATDLAEFIGAAIGFKILLGIPLLQGALLTGLITFLILTLQRYGKKPLEFVVGGLLFFVAIAYVIELFYSKPKFIMLGMSMLLPILPNREAVFLSAGVLGATIMPHVIYLHSSLTQDESKTASRSERYSSTKLDVAIAMTIAGFVNLSMMATAAAVFHYGGYTGISNLDEAYLTLSPLLNHTAAIVFGLSLTAAGLSSTVVGTLAGQVVMQGFVRFHIPLLLRRVITMLPSFIVISFGIDSTRILIMSQVLLSFGIALALIPLLVFTGNVKLMNELVNSLWIKLIGWLITIVVIILNIYLLIGIII from the coding sequence ATGCTAAATGAGCAAGATTCAGTAACGGAACATCGTTCTAGAAGAAAAATCAAATTCGCGTTGCTTGGTCCTGCTTTTATAGCTGCTATTGGGTATATCGATCCTGGAAATTTTGCAACTAATATACAAGCTGGAGCTACTTTTGGTTATCAGTTACTGTGGGTTGTAGTATGGGCAAATATAATGGCTATGCTAATTCAATTACTTTCTGCAAAATTAGGTATTGCTACTGGTAAAAATTTGGCAGAACATATTCGAGATCAATTTCCAAGATCAGTGGTATGGATGTATTGGATTCAAGCTGAAATTATTGCTATGGCTACAGACTTAGCAGAATTTATTGGAGCTGCTATTGGATTTAAAATATTGCTCGGTATACCTTTATTACAAGGTGCATTATTAACGGGCTTGATTACTTTTTTAATTTTAACTTTACAAAGATACGGAAAAAAACCATTAGAATTTGTTGTGGGAGGTTTATTATTTTTTGTTGCAATTGCTTATGTTATTGAACTTTTTTATTCGAAACCTAAATTTATTATGTTAGGTATGAGCATGTTACTTCCAATACTTCCAAATAGAGAAGCAGTTTTTTTGTCAGCAGGGGTGTTAGGTGCTACAATTATGCCACATGTTATTTATTTACATTCTTCTCTTACTCAGGATGAGAGTAAGACCGCAAGTAGATCGGAGCGATATTCTTCTACGAAATTGGATGTCGCAATCGCAATGACTATTGCTGGCTTTGTAAATCTATCTATGATGGCTACTGCAGCGGCAGTGTTTCATTATGGTGGATATACTGGCATTTCTAATTTAGATGAAGCTTATTTAACATTGTCTCCTTTGTTAAATCATACTGCTGCTATAGTTTTCGGTTTAAGTTTAACAGCAGCTGGATTATCTTCAACAGTAGTAGGTACTTTGGCGGGTCAAGTGGTCATGCAAGGATTTGTTCGTTTTCATATTCCTTTGTTGTTGCGCCGTGTTATTACCATGCTGCCGTCATTTATAGTTATTTCTTTTGGAATTGATTCCACACGTATTTTAATAATGAGTCAAGTACTACTTAGTTTTGGAATTGCACTTGCGTTAATACCGTTGTTAGTATTTACTGGAAATGTTAAATTAATGAATGAATTAGTGAATTCTTTATGGATTAAATTGATTGGTTGGTTAATAACAATAGTGGTAATAATTTTGAATATATATTTATTAATTGGCATTATTATTTGA
- a CDS encoding NupC/NupG family nucleoside CNT transporter: protein MSRIFHFVLGFTTIVILSLIVSSNPKKIRVRFIFQVLIIEILFGYFILHSQLGSNSIRKLCTLFDTLLIFASEGTNFIFGGMHAQGLATFFLNILCPIIFISALIGILKYTHILVFSIRIIGTILSKINGMGKLESFNAVSSLILGQSENFIVYKNIIGKIPAPRMYTMAATAMSTVSLSIIGAYMTMLAPKYVVAALILNMFSAFIILSLLNPYVVDKEKDIDITDFYINNQNIFEIIGEYILIGFKIAVTVAAMLIGFIALISALNFTFKILFNTSLQEILGYIFFPCAWIMGIPTDEILPVSSIMATKLISNEFIAIINLQNISSDLSPQTVGITSVFLVSFSNFSSIGIIAGAIKGLNKTQGNMISQHLGFKLIYSSTLINMLSASIVGLLI, encoded by the coding sequence GTGTCTCGCATTTTTCATTTTGTCTTAGGATTTACTACAATAGTAATTCTGTCACTGATTGTCAGTAGTAATCCAAAAAAAATTCGTGTACGCTTTATTTTTCAAGTATTAATAATAGAAATTTTATTTGGATATTTTATTTTACATTCCCAATTAGGATCAAATTCCATACGAAAATTATGTACTTTGTTCGATACACTATTAATTTTTGCATCAGAAGGAACAAACTTTATCTTTGGAGGAATGCACGCACAGGGATTAGCTACTTTTTTCTTAAACATACTTTGTCCAATAATTTTTATTTCCGCGCTAATTGGTATTTTAAAATATACTCATATATTAGTATTTTCTATTCGAATAATTGGAACTATTTTATCCAAAATTAATGGCATGGGAAAGTTAGAATCTTTTAATGCTGTTAGTTCATTGATCTTAGGGCAATCTGAAAATTTTATAGTATATAAAAATATTATAGGAAAAATACCTGCACCACGAATGTATACCATGGCGGCAACTGCCATGTCTACAGTGTCTCTTTCCATAATTGGTGCTTATATGACCATGCTAGCTCCAAAATATGTTGTAGCGGCATTAATATTAAATATGTTTAGTGCTTTTATCATATTATCATTACTGAATCCTTATGTAGTAGATAAAGAAAAAGATATAGACATCACCGATTTTTACATCAATAATCAAAATATTTTTGAAATTATAGGAGAATATATTTTAATTGGATTCAAAATAGCTGTTACTGTTGCTGCAATGTTGATAGGGTTTATCGCGCTCATTTCCGCTCTTAATTTCACATTTAAAATATTATTTAATACATCTTTACAAGAAATTTTAGGATATATTTTTTTTCCTTGCGCTTGGATTATGGGTATACCTACTGATGAAATACTACCAGTCAGCAGTATTATGGCAACTAAATTAATTTCTAATGAATTTATTGCAATTATAAACCTACAAAACATTTCTAGTGATTTATCGCCTCAAACTGTAGGAATAACATCAGTTTTCTTGGTTTCATTTTCTAATTTCTCATCTATTGGTATTATTGCAGGTGCTATTAAAGGACTTAATAAAACACAAGGTAATATGATTTCACAACATCTCGGATTTAAACTAATATATAGCTCCACGCTCATCAATATGCTATCTGCTTCAATAGTTGGTTTACTTATATGA
- the gltX gene encoding glutamate--tRNA ligase: MNIKTRFAPSPTGSIHIGNIRTALYSWLFARKQGGKFLLRIEDSDLQRSIDDTVELIVAGMRWLSLDWDEGPYFQTNRFSRYNSIISYMIQHDMAYKCYCSSERLESLRSNQIKNGEKPKYDGYCRFKSTDIYSSSISSYVVRFCNPQDGVVIFHDQIRGTITFNNKELDDLIIRRADGSPTYNFCVVIDDMDMQITHIIRGEEHINNTPRQINILKALRAPIPTYAHVSMILDNNLKKLSKRCGTLGIMQYRNDGFLPEAILNYLVRLGWSHGDQEIFSIEEMIKYFDLSRISKSPSILNLEKLLWLNHYYINHLPIDYVASHLSWHMHQQKINIQNGPKLTDIIKLFARRSRTLKEIVNNCLYFYIDFDLFDNKVAKDYLKPVAITPLKFLRKKFSNIVDWTPEIIKSIIIETVNEFNTSIDKIGMPLRVALTGTNCSPTLSITIHAIGQSRVLERIDQAIRYIST, encoded by the coding sequence ATGAATATTAAAACTCGATTCGCACCCAGTCCTACAGGTTCCATACATATTGGAAATATTCGCACTGCTTTGTATTCTTGGTTGTTTGCTCGAAAGCAAGGTGGTAAATTTTTATTACGTATAGAAGATTCTGATTTGCAACGTTCTATAGATGATACAGTTGAGCTGATTGTTGCAGGGATGCGTTGGCTTAGTTTAGATTGGGATGAAGGTCCTTATTTTCAAACTAATAGGTTTAGTCGTTACAATAGTATAATAAGTTATATGATTCAACATGATATGGCTTATAAGTGTTATTGTTCATCAGAAAGATTAGAATCGTTGCGATCAAATCAAATAAAAAACGGAGAAAAACCTAAATATGATGGTTATTGTCGTTTTAAATCTACGGATATATATAGTTCTTCTATTAGTTCTTATGTGGTACGTTTTTGTAATCCTCAGGATGGCGTAGTAATATTTCATGATCAAATCAGAGGTACAATTACATTTAATAACAAAGAATTAGATGATCTAATTATCCGCAGAGCCGATGGTTCTCCAACGTATAATTTTTGCGTTGTAATAGACGATATGGATATGCAAATTACTCACATCATACGAGGTGAAGAACACATTAATAATACTCCGCGTCAGATTAATATTTTAAAAGCATTGCGAGCTCCGATACCAACGTATGCTCATGTCTCAATGATATTAGATAATAATTTAAAAAAATTATCAAAACGCTGTGGAACATTGGGTATTATGCAATATCGTAATGATGGATTTCTCCCTGAAGCAATACTTAATTATTTGGTAAGGTTAGGATGGTCGCATGGAGATCAAGAAATTTTTAGTATTGAAGAGATGATAAAATATTTTGATTTGAGTAGAATTAGTAAATCTCCTAGTATTTTAAATCTTGAAAAATTACTTTGGTTGAATCATTATTATATTAATCATTTACCAATAGACTACGTAGCTTCACATTTATCATGGCATATGCATCAGCAAAAAATCAATATACAAAATGGTCCAAAATTAACTGATATAATAAAATTATTTGCAAGACGTTCACGTACATTAAAAGAAATTGTAAATAATTGTCTATATTTTTATATAGATTTTGATTTATTCGATAATAAGGTAGCTAAAGATTATTTAAAACCTGTTGCGATAACACCATTAAAATTTTTAAGAAAAAAATTCAGTAATATAGTTGATTGGACACCAGAGATTATTAAATCTATAATTATAGAAACCGTCAATGAATTTAATACTAGCATAGATAAAATAGGTATGCCGCTTCGTGTAGCATTAACCGGAACAAATTGTTCACCAACGCTTAGTATTACCATACATGCAATTGGTCAGTCTCGTGTATTAGAGCGTATTGATCAGGCTATACGCTATATTTCTACATAG
- the ligA gene encoding NAD-dependent DNA ligase LigA, translating to MKFVKQKIQKLRKKLRHWEYLYYTKNESAVSDEKYDAMLEKLNQLEQIYPHLIAESSPTQRIGGVSQYNFKKIHHKVPMLSLNSIVASFQLLSFDKRIKIKLHANHVMSYCCELKIDGVAVSLLYKEGKLIYAATRGDGKIGEDVTENISTIRAVPMCLKIDSNKYGKLPYLLEIRGEVFISKLCFLELNKITIQQGNKPFSNARNAASGSLRQLDPSVTATRPLSFYCYGISNYCGEKELPDSHWERLQLCENWGLPINNYIRLISGVNKVLEYYSYIKTIRSNLEFNIDGIVIKVNSCAYQSKLGCGSRAPHWALAYKFPSEVSSAKVDNVIFQVGRTGIITPIAYLEPIVISDVTIRKVNMHNINEVKRLGLMIGDTVRIQRSGDVIPKIVEVILSERTDHVKTIELPRFCPVCGSRIKTWRNQSILRCTAGLSCLAQRKATLEHFVSKKAMNIYGMGNKIIDQLVNQGLIFTSSDVFRLNKNKLLCLEGFGLENIERLLRSIEDSKKITLARFIYALGIYGVGETVASNLAIVYKTIENLAAADLQSLSNLKYVGPIIANNIYHFFRNPDNLKNVQDLIDPAIGIQLYVIT from the coding sequence ATGAAATTTGTTAAACAAAAAATACAAAAATTAAGAAAAAAATTACGTCATTGGGAATATTTATACTATACAAAAAATGAATCTGCAGTATCCGATGAAAAGTATGATGCGATGTTAGAAAAATTAAATCAGTTGGAACAAATTTATCCACATTTGATTGCAGAAAGTTCTCCTACTCAACGTATAGGAGGTGTGTCTCAATATAATTTCAAAAAAATACATCATAAGGTGCCAATGCTATCTTTAAATAGTATCGTTGCATCGTTTCAATTATTATCATTTGATAAAAGAATAAAAATTAAACTACATGCTAATCATGTTATGTCATATTGTTGTGAATTAAAAATAGATGGGGTGGCAGTGAGTTTATTGTATAAAGAAGGGAAATTAATTTATGCGGCAACTCGAGGTGATGGTAAAATCGGAGAGGATGTTACTGAAAATATAAGCACTATTCGCGCAGTACCTATGTGTTTAAAAATAGATTCTAATAAATATGGTAAATTACCATATTTATTAGAAATTAGAGGAGAAGTATTTATATCTAAATTATGTTTTTTAGAATTGAACAAAATAACGATACAACAAGGCAACAAACCTTTTTCTAATGCGCGAAATGCTGCTTCTGGTTCCTTGCGTCAGTTAGATCCTAGTGTTACAGCCACACGCCCATTAAGTTTTTATTGTTATGGCATTAGTAATTATTGCGGAGAAAAGGAATTACCAGATAGTCATTGGGAACGATTACAATTATGCGAAAATTGGGGTTTACCGATTAATAATTATATCCGCTTAATTAGTGGAGTTAATAAAGTATTAGAATATTATTCTTATATAAAGACAATACGATCTAATTTGGAATTTAACATTGATGGAATAGTTATTAAGGTAAATAGTTGCGCATATCAGAGTAAATTAGGTTGTGGATCTAGAGCACCTCATTGGGCTCTTGCCTATAAATTTCCTTCGGAAGTAAGTTCTGCTAAAGTAGATAACGTAATTTTCCAAGTTGGGCGAACAGGTATTATAACTCCAATAGCTTATTTAGAGCCTATTGTAATTTCTGATGTTACAATTAGAAAAGTAAACATGCATAACATCAATGAAGTTAAAAGACTTGGATTAATGATTGGCGATACAGTTCGTATACAAAGATCTGGCGATGTGATTCCTAAAATTGTAGAAGTAATTTTATCAGAACGTACCGATCATGTAAAAACTATAGAATTACCCCGATTTTGTCCGGTATGCGGGTCTCGTATTAAAACATGGCGTAATCAATCAATATTACGCTGTACGGCCGGATTATCGTGCCTTGCTCAACGAAAGGCAACGCTTGAGCATTTTGTTTCTAAAAAAGCAATGAACATTTATGGAATGGGAAATAAAATTATTGATCAATTAGTTAATCAAGGTTTAATATTTACTTCATCTGATGTTTTTCGTTTAAACAAAAATAAGTTACTTTGTTTAGAGGGCTTTGGTTTAGAAAATATTGAACGTTTATTAAGGTCTATCGAGGATTCTAAAAAAATTACTTTGGCTCGTTTTATATATGCGCTAGGTATTTATGGTGTAGGTGAAACAGTAGCTAGTAATTTAGCTATTGTATATAAAACTATAGAAAATTTGGCCGCTGCTGATTTGCAATCATTATCAAATTTGAAATATGTAGGGCCAATTATAGCTAATAATATATATCATTTTTTCAGAAATCCAGACAATTTAAAAAATGTTCAAGATTTAATTGATCCGGCTATTGGTATTCAGTTATATGTTATTACATGA